gctgagagctaccatgtgggtgtatTGAACTGAACCCACATTCTGTgttcaacaagtgctcttaactgatgagaaTCATTTCTCGAGATCCAATaccttagctcttttttttttttagtcagggtttctttgtgaagccctggctgtcttggaacttgctttgtagaccaggctggcctcaaactcagggatctgcctgcctctgcctcccaaatgctggaattaaaaggtgtgtgccaccactgcctggcagtccTAAGCAATTAATTTTAAGGATACCTCTTCTTTGTCCCATTACTGTAATTAATAGCTATTGTTATTTAGAAGATTTTACATAgtaaaaaaatctatcttttatCTCTAGGAGCACTTACctattttgtaaataatatttccatttattctttgaaattttgataCATAAATACAGCATATTTTAAACTTAGCCATTTTCTACTACCTTCTTCCAATTCCCCAGGGACAAACGCACCTATCTCCTGACTTTATGtccacttttaaaattattattgatagactcttgagtccaattagtgccgAATGAGTGTGGAAACATCCACTGGGGCATTGGAGACCTACCAGTGTCCACATTCCCAAACAGAAACTATTTCTTTCCCTCAGCATCCTTTAGCTGTCAATAGCTCCTTCATCAGGAATGGGTCCCAGGAGACCCCTCCACTATCCATGCTGAaactttaaaagatttaaaacttttaaaattcatagcTGTGCTTCCCCAGAAAAAATAGAGTGAGTTtagtaaataaaaccaaaaataaaggaTGAGCATTACAGCTGCTAGATTTTCTATGCAGTTCGATgggacaagaaaaacaaacagaaacggGCAAAGGAAAATAACCTTCACTcacacaaaaaacccaggaaTGACCATGAAGAAGGCAAATTTAAAATAACCTTCAAATTAATAGTAGTAGCAACAGCTACTGGAGCTAGTATACTAAAGTTCTTAAGTTCATAACACGTAGGGCTAATTATATAAGAATGACTAGTACTTGAATAgataagaaatgttttaaatcttGTAATATAATTTATTCACAATGTCATCAAAGAATGAAATAAGAATAAgtgtaacaaaatataaaattgggAGACCCTCATGCTTAAATAGAGGCCACACTGGCTGCCAGAACCCAGGAAGGTCGTCTGCCCACAGACCACCCCTCACTCTCTCAGTATCTACACACCCTCACCCCAATATCCCTTTCCCCTCCTCATTACCATGTCCTAGGCCAAAATGTGTACATTAAACCGAGATCCCCTGTTCAACCACTGGCCACACCTGCCAGAAGATGAGCcagaaaacagaaactaaggaacagAACATCCATCCAGCAAAAACAAGTCACACATCAACTCCTAGaactataatcaccccaaacccagatgccgaGACCCCAGCATAAAAACataatcaacaacagccagggcaatatgtcaccaccagagcccagatAACCTACTACAGTGAGCCTTAAATATTCCAACACAACTGAAGTACAAGAATAGGAacttaaaaccaaatttaaggaAATGATAGAGAACATCAATAAGACAGACCCTTATCTAAACTCactaaaaaacacagagaaaaaaatccaaattaatgaaatcagaaatgaaatggaggatataacaacagacaccaaggaaagccgaagaatcattaggtcatagtttaaaaacctgtactcaacaaaattgaaaaatctaaaagaaatgcataattttcttgataaataacacttacaaagttaaatcaaatcaagatcagataaacaatttaaatagacctataacccctaaggaaatagaagcagtcattaatagtctcccaaccaaaaaaaaaaaaaaagcccagagtcagatagtttttagcacagaattttaccagactttcgAAGAATAGCTAATGCTAGTACTCCTCAAATgatttcacacaatagaaacagaaggaacattgccaaatgcATTTTGTGAGACCACAGTTGCCctaatatccaaaccacacaaagattcaacaaagaaagagaattagaggataatttcctttatgaacatagatgcaaaaatacattttaaaatacaaaccaaatctaagaacacatcaaaaagatcatccaccatgtctaaataggcttcatcccagagatgcatggaCAGTTCTACATATGAAattcaatgtaatccaccatataaacaaaatgacagaaaaaaatccacatgatcatctcattagatgctccccacaaaaaaaaaagcctttgaaaaaatccaacatcccttcatgataaaagtgttGGAGAGAGCagggatacaagaaacatacctcgacataataaaggcaatgtaCAGCAAGTTTATAggcaatatcaaattaaatggagagaaactcaaaacaagtccactaaaatcaggaacaagacaaggctgtccatactctccatatgtattcaatatagtacttgaagttctagctagagcaatagacaactgaaggagatcaaggggatacaaatttgaaCGGAAGAAATCAAAGTGTCaatattcacagatgatatgatagtatacataaacaaccccaaaaattctaccagggaactcctacagctgataaatttcTTCTGCAGCTAAATGGCTGGATTTGACCACAGAATCATATGACCTAAAAAGGAGATAAGAGGAAAAGCTGTGTAGATCCAGATCCCACTGGCTTAGTATTGCTATGGTCTGAATGTTTGTGTCTCTCCAAGGGTCCTATGTTGGAAGGTCTTGCCAATATGATGGGTAGTAAGTAGCAGGAGCTGGGAGCCCTTGGGAgatgattgtggtgatattttaactgtgctgaaatatgattttatttgtatgttaataaataaagtttgcctggagatcagaggtcatagtgagccaggaacagaagtcaggcagtggtagcccacacccttaatccaatcacatggcaggcagagtctctgtgtggtcaaggacacagccaagcatggtgacatgagcctttaatcccagtgccaaccatagtgacctggaggtctgtatagacaggcagcgacaaggaagtcatgtggctgggcttagagccaatgaaaaggcagaacagaaaggcaataaaaacacaagtcagacagggAGAAGCTCTCTGTCATGTGGGAAACCATGGTTTGGTGGTAAGGTAAAGGGTAGTCAGTGGCTCTTTgctaattctctgatctctttgtctattacccctgtatttggctctgtgtttcttatttactaagactgtttagaatttcatctacaggtGTTTGTGTCACCTTTTCAGATGTTATCGATGCCTTCATAGGTTAAGCTCCAGAGAGCAAGCCTTCTCCCTTCATCCCAAGAAGACACAGCTAGAGGGTGTACCAAGCAAATAGAAAGCAGAATTCCACGGGACAAGAAATATACCAATGTCTTGATCGTGGACTTCCCAGAcctgtgagaaataaattcctGATGATTATGGGCCTATAACTCCTGATCCTTAGAGGCAGTCTGGACACACTATAAAAGTATCTTCCCACACATGACTTgctattgtcattttttttttcatcttaggTATTGGAAGAGATGTTCTACTTACAGGGTTCTCAGATGCTTCAGTCTCTGGAGAACTCCCTGAGGAAGTACCTCCCTGAGTCCTTAAAGGTGAGAGTAGACCATTCTCAGAGTAACTGAGGACCACACCCTGCTATGATAGAGGAGGTCAAGACCCTCTGAGCACCAACACCATGGCGTTTTTCTCACCTATGCTTTCTACCAGAGTAGAAAGAAGTCTCAACAATGTTACTGGATACTTCAAAGATGTTGTGAGActctttcacaaaataaaaacttgaaagaaaGGTGGAGATATAGGTCAATAATAGTGTTTGCCTATCCTGTGCAAGGTCCTAGGTATAACTGCCAgtagagaaaaaagaattttcctgaTTCTTAAATAACAATCACTATTTAGTTGAAATCATGTTAGACATTAAATAATAAGGATTCTGATcttatttaaattttgctttagtTGTATCCTGGTGTGACTCTAgcaggggaatttttttttaaaatttaaaatgtgtatcaTCACATGTCTTTTGTAGACTATATTatctcaatgaaataaaatttaatgtacAATAATTTCCAGTTCTCTTTTTATGTATCACATAACTCAGTATAGAATTTTCTGTGAACTAGGATTTGACCTATAACATGTTCTCACAAGAGGTGAGGTAAAATTGTATGtcaaaaaatatacaaatggcctggaaattaaatttttataggTTGGCCTGGGACCTACTGTATATCCCAGGTAGCCCTTGAATTTTCAActgactgcctcagcctccctattAGCTGAAATAACAGACATATGTCACTAAGCCTGGCTAAATCTTAACTTAGGTAAGAAACAATGACCCAGACATATCAACAGGCAGATGATGCAGATCTAAGAATGACATAGTATGTATATTAAAGTAGCAATCATAAAAGTGCTTCAAGGAGTAGTAAGAAAAACACTTGCAATGAATGGAAACCACTTCTGAAACCTCTCAGCTTCATAAAATTTGTTCTgcacatgaaaagaaagaaatctggaatCCATGAAAAAATTCTATTAGATTCTACAGCAGGGGAGTTCATGAGTTTATTCATAAATCACatcattatttacattttatttcattaatgttTAAAAGATATCATTGTTAGAATAAGCAACTAGACACTAGGAAccatttgaaagatttatttattacatcttTCCAACAAAAAATAATGTCATAGGAATGACCCTTGTTCTAGTCAAATATGTTGCAGTTTCCTATTTCTTTGTAATATGATGACAATTCTACTGTGTTGAAATATTTAGGTTTATGGGACTGTCTTCCACATGAATCAGGGAAACCCATTTAAGGTCAAGGCTCTGGTGGACAAGTGGCCTGATTTTAATACTGTTGTTATTCGACCCCAGGAGCAGGTAAGTTGCAATATAGAATAAATATGCCTGCATCTCCACATTTGTTGCATTCCTAACATGTGTCTGACTGTATGGTAGTTCCCACATCCTACTCCCATCCTAAGAAATAGAGGTGAATTGTAATAATGTCAACTAATACTCTGCCTGAGGGATAATACATGAAAGTCCACAAAAATTACAGGGTGTTATAAAGTGTacaagaagggaaatacacaaagATATAGTAATAACCCAAGGAGAATGTTAACTAAAGGTACAGATGGTACACTTTCATCTTcgttcatgtttttgttttgcttggtggCATAGTTCCTCCATCAGCACTGGCTGATTTAAACTGCAAACATACTTTATTACTTCATTATTTCTTACATCTTGTCTGTAGGATTTAGAGGCAACTGATGGAAAGTCATATCAACTTAAGATCATGTTGAGACACAAAGAATAGTTTGATCTTTTATTATAAACATTAAAACAACATTTCCTGAGGggtagagagattgctcagtggttaagaacatttgctactgttgcagaggaccaggcTTTGGTTCCAGGCACCCGTGTTATATGgaatctgacattctcttctgatcTTTACAGGTACTACACACATgtaataaacatacatacatgcaagcaaaacattcatacccataaaataaaaagaagtaagtcTTTAGAGAAAAGGATATTTCCTAAGCTAGGTTTGTATATTGTAACAAGTTAGTTCTTAGTTCTACTGACAACTATTATCATAGGGTAAAGCAaatttcctgtctttaaaaaaatcacaggacTTGAAATAATCCAGATCATTCTCATTCTATCACAACTTTCCATTGTAATATCAGCTTCCCATTGAGATGCTGCTCTGCATTTATATCAGTTATctacaacaacagcaataaaagaaGGTAGAaagttctcatcccccaccccctcccctctaaagCTCAACCCCCCCTGCCTTggcccagtttactcatggagatctcaactatttccccttcccaggatgatccatgcatccctcttagggtcctccttgttacctagtttctctgaaGCTTTGAGTTAAACTGTTTATCCTGAGCTTTACATCAGGCTTTACAtgaccccacatctgacagagggctgatctccagaatatttaaagaactaaagaaactagacatcaaaatacataacagtccaattaaaaaataggctatagagctaaacagataattctcaacagaagaatctcaaatggctgaaaggcatttaaggaattgctcaacatccttagtcatcagggaaatgcaaattaaaacaactctgagataccatcttacacctgtcagaatggctaagatcaaaaacactgaagacagtttatgttggagaggttgtggagcaaggggaaaaaatttctttaaaaaaacaaaaaacaaggaggtAGAAAAAAGGAATGGCTACAGATGGTTGATGCTACAGGAAGCAAATCAGAGATTATTCTCAATTCCAAGTTGAAAAATTTTACCAACATGAATGTTGAAGatgacttaaatattttataaggcAGAGCAAGAAAATTAATAGTTTTAACTACAGTATCATTATACAGTACACAATATTTTACTTAATATCTCATTTAAATTAACAGAATAAACGCATTCAGATTACACATTAGTGGAAGTAATATTTCTGTGATATATTCCTTgatatttaagtatttaaatagTCCCATTATGGATttgtaagatatatatatatatatatatatatatatatatatatatatatatatatttgctttatggGGTTGTAAtttactaaataataataaactatttttgaAGGAATGTCTATGTCATTAGCTTTATCATTGGTTCCCAATTTGTAGATGCATATTCTGATTCTGTTTTCTGTATAGACTTTAATATCAAAGCATTCATACCCCAGAGCTAGGAGTATTCTTTTAGCtaaatgttttgcttttaatttgttattttcattcttctaaatgAATTTTATAACACTAGTTTCCCTTGAGTTGGGGAAATGTTTTTCAGGTAGTTTTTACTTTGAATTGAGTCAAGGCTTTTTCTCTTGATTTCTCATTGTAAATAATTACAACATAAATCCACAGGAAccattacttttaatatttttaaatctcacaATGTAACCGAATACCAATATAACCGAACACCATACTACCCACAAACATTTTGGTTTATTCTTCTTTTCTGAAACAGGACATGACAGACGACCTTGACCACTACACCAATACTTACTTAATCTACTCCAAGGATCCCAACAACTGTCAGACGTTCCTTGGCTCATCAGAAGTCATTAATTGGAAACAACATTTACAGATTCAAAGTAAGAGAACCAGAATATCTGTGGGCTGTTGTTACTTGCTGTGTACACAGGGTAGAAGTCACTGTTCCTTTTGAACAAGCACCTTACATCCCACATACATTTTTGCAAGCCACAGACACTTAGCATGCTGCTATCTGTTTCTTTGCTCAGCGTCTAACCCTACCAAAGGGAACTCTTAAAAGCTTCAGTGTATAAAGTTTACAAaggaaattttaatgtaatttcttACCATCTTAGGATTTATTCTTTAGTATGACCATATCTTATTAAAGAACATAAATAAGGGAGCAATTATCCTACCATTCCATCTCTGCTTTATTACATTGTCACATTTTCAAAGGAAAGTTTTAGTAAACAAAACTATGCCTTTTGGAGTTGCATGATCTAAGACTAAAACCTGACTGAACCAGTTATTAGCCGTGTGGTAAAGGCTAAATCATTTCTATTATGGAGACCAGAGTttctgtgagggaaaaaaaaaaaagattataatacTATTCCAAACACAGAGCCCTCAATGACTAAATGAGGCATTTAATGAAAACTTCTTAGGAACATCTTATCTAGTTTTATAGAATTTCAGACCTTCTCAATATCAActcaaaacaattattttagCTTATAATTGTATGGGTAGGAAATTTGGATCAGGCTCAGCTAGGCAGTTCTACTGGTCTCACGTAGATTCACTCATATGGGCTCAGTCACCAGGAGCATTATCTGTGGGCTAATAGGAATAGGTTCATCACAATCCCAAGTCTGGTATTTCATAATAACACTGTGTCAACTCTTAACTACAGGGATGGAAGTAGATTGGGTGACATGTAAATGTCACAGGATTAGGAACAGAAAATGAATGTCAACCTCAGTGCCCTCTGAATCATGTTTACTAAATCACATTCTTCCCGTGAACCTAAGCAAGGTTTATGAGTGAACAAAAGCCAATTTATGATAAAGGGAGTCATACTAGTGCAATAGAAAAGAATTGAGAACCTTATAGTAATGATTTAATGGTTTGAATACAGAGAAATTATCAATTCAATTTCAGTTATTCTGCTTCTAATTCATCTTCTTTGGTAACTATAAGTGTACTCTTAAGTAGCCAGGGTTTGTGATACCATccaaaacttaaatttaaaagataCATGGGAGGGATATAATCTTTATCATGTGACTCCTGTCATGATTTAGTATAATGCTTGATGATCCTATGTTCATATTCCCTTTGATTCCACTGAACAGCCTTTTCTAAATGTTAAGATGAATAATGGTATATTGTTTGCTTCTTCATTTCCCCCATTAAGGTTCACAGGCAAGCCTGGACAAAGTTATAGAAAGACTTGGAGCCATTAATTTGGGCAATGTAAAGCACACAGAGTGCTTTCTCTATATGATACCTGAAACAGCAAAGAAATTGGCTCCTTCTTTGGTGGATGCCAAGAACTTAGTATGCAACAGTGACAAGCCCAAGCCCATGTAAGTGTTTCAGGAGCTGTTCTGCAACATTCAGCCTCTCACTAATGACATACCTCCTGCGTTAGATTTCCAAAGTGATCATTAAGAGGTCACCTTAAAACACAGGGCTAAAATCAATGCACATGTGATCTATCATTGTTTTGGAGTCTAGAAGGTAAAAATCAAGATTTGAGAAGTGCTGTATTGCATTGGAATCTACAGGATACAATTCCTTCTGATCACTTCCAACACCCAGCACCATTCCGGGAGTACCTTGGCTTTGGGATGCATTTCTCCACTCCCTAAAAATGCTTCCACATGaccttctttattttctgtgtcttttcctcttttgtttgttaTGAGGACACTTATCAATAGATTTGGAACCAACAAAATAATTGGGATAAGCTTATATTAAAGTCTTAAACTTGCATATTCAAAGATCCATTTTCTAAGCAAGATTATCTGCATAaaaaggctggcaagatggctcagcagctaaatgTGCTTGCTgacaagtctgatgacctaacTTCAATCCCTGGGGCCTATGTgatgaagaagaaaaccaactctgcAAAACTGTCTTCTGATTTTCACACAGGAGCATGTaacatccatatatatacatatatatatgtatatatatgtatgtatatatatgcaattaAAAACTGTAATTGCCTATGCAATTTGAATGTGAGTTACTGTTTAACCTGCCAGGCCCTCACTACCTCTGTTATCTTTGGCCCTGGTAACTATCCAACCAATATTCTGCAGAGCAGCTGATTAatcacaataaaatttaaataagaactaaatctctctcctgcctacaAGATTTCAATGCTTCCTGACATACTTTCAAATATTTCTGAACTTCTCAGCCCTCTAAGAAATTTTCATCTACCTCTCAGGCCTTACATTTTATCTTGTTTCTTTCCTCCAAAACTTCTAACCTTTGTCAAAAACATTAcaagttcattttaaaaacacaaactgtTCTTTAGACATGAGTCCAAGATCAGAGGCTGAGTCATTCTTTCAAGCAAAGTGTTCTGACTCTTGACTctaaagaggaagaggcagactgAGAAAAGCtaaaataacacaaacaaaattttGACATTTCAATGTTATTTCCCAtgtaaaataggaaaggaagacacACATTAGAATTTGACAGATTTTTTCACATTGGGTTACTTCAAGTTAATTATTTTGGTAAGAATTAAAGCAAAGTGAGCCTCAttcatgttctctgtctctctcttttgctcattcactcactctcttgctctctccttctctctatcGGAAAGTCAGTTAACAATCTAATATTGGTTATGTGACACGAAGCACTTACATGAATGATTTCATATTGCTTCTAGTGTTAAAGCTAAATGCAGAAGTTAGTGTACAATAATGCTACACCATAGCTTTCCTACCATTTCTTCTTGACCTTCATGAGCTCAGACCTCTAATATTGTCTCCTCTCTATCTAAATCTTCTCTCTCCTATGTAGGTCAATCTTTACACTAATGACTTGCTTTGTTATCCAGATCTGCTCACAGGTTACTTTATCAGAGTCTTGGGTAAAATACCTCAATAAAAGTAACCACTGTGCAGGATTcagatttattttgttcataGCACTCCtgagtgtagttggaagtttttctgtacTTGCCCAGCACCAAGGTCTCACAGACACTTATAAAATTCccgtgtcctgcctggtcctgcaaccacccagacccaagtaaacacacagaggcttatattatttttaaactatggccatggcagggttTTTGCTAGCTAGCCCTTAAATCTtacattaattcatttctataaatctatacttcgccacatggcttgtggcttatcggtactttacatcttgcttcttctggcggtggctagcagtgtctcccttctctcttttcttccttcttctctctccagttagaatgttccacctggggctggagagacggctcagaggttaagagcactgactgctcttccagaggtcctgagttcaattcccagcaacctcatggtggctcacaaccatccgtaatcagatctggtgccctcttctggcctgcagtcatacatgctgtatacataataaataaataaattttaaagaatgttcCACCTAACTGCATTCTGTCTCaccattggtcaaacagctttatttattaaccaatcagagcaacacattttcatagcATACAAAATGACATCACCAATCACCTGGGTATTTGAAACTAGTTAATTTATTCTACAGATTTAATTTTTGATTCATCCTCTGACAATAATGAAAACCCTGAAAGAGCTGGGATCATCAGTAGCTGGCACATAGTGGGTTTTAAACAAATACATGTTCAGTGAATTCTCTGCATAGAACAAATAGattctaataaaaacattttgaacaCATTTCCCATTGTCCCCATTTATGTTTATCTTAATGCTGAGTAGAACCAAAAGCTGGCAGTATGTGATTTGAGGATGCTCAACCCCACAACTCTCTGTGAAATTTTCTACCTAGAAGAACTCTGTTCTCTTTGTATACTACATGGCAACCTGCAGAACACTCCCATCTAGAAGCTACTGGGAAGTGTTGTCCTGCTATGAACTAGAGATTAGTCCAATCTCTTGACAGAAAGCAGAATCTGATGGTAGAATAGCTTGCTCAGCACATGGATGACAGAACCTGTAACTGGAGTGGAAATAGCATGTCTAGCTCCACCTCCAGAACTCATTCCAAAATGACTCCTGAAGCTTCCTCACATCATTGCAGGTGTCTTCAGACATCAGGACTCAATGACAAGGGCTATCATTCTACATTTCTGCCCATCTTTGCACTTACCTTTATCTTTTGTGCATCACAATGCCTAAGGACCACAGGATACCAAATTCAATGATTCTGCACTTTGGATTTTCTGCTTGCTACATGTGGTTTATTAAGCTTGCTTGTCTGCAAaactctttccttttacataaaaCAAGACTGATCATATTTGAACTTTCTAACTTGAAAGATCATATTTGAACTCTCTAACTGGAAAGATAATGGTTATAGGCAAATAAAAA
The sequence above is drawn from the Peromyscus leucopus breed LL Stock chromosome 1, UCI_PerLeu_2.1, whole genome shotgun sequence genome and encodes:
- the LOC114703386 gene encoding glycine N-acyltransferase-like protein Keg1 yields the protein MFYLQGSQMLQSLENSLRKYLPESLKVYGTVFHMNQGNPFKVKALVDKWPDFNTVVIRPQEQDMTDDLDHYTNTYLIYSKDPNNCQTFLGSSEVINWKQHLQIQSSQASLDKVIERLGAINLGNVKHTECFLYMIPETAKKLAPSLVDAKNLVCNSDKPKPINQELFKFASLDVTHAALVNSIWHFGGNEKSQKFIERCIHTFPSFCIIGPEGIPVSWALMDHTGELRMGGTLPQYRRQGLIYHIASQQIQALRNLGFPMYAHVDKANFTIQRMAARMAYVTMPCTWNQWNYVPL